From one Alosa alosa isolate M-15738 ecotype Scorff River chromosome 5, AALO_Geno_1.1, whole genome shotgun sequence genomic stretch:
- the npdc1b gene encoding neural proliferation differentiation and control protein 1 produces MQSLSRRVEIRPWASYLTALVFITTLAISACVPEGPCPRSLDCAREGRHFCQPGFSRCGPCLAPLVEKKGRCVVRRQQKPHQHLSKANSLPELDEEIDFLSSIITKQLKSEPRHSVPSSQVDLKAKGDVSVPQKVHQMAEASRPPTLDTTEHPITSGLTTAMPTTTTATTTTTLASHLPQTPAMQRGPLAVHYSSNDHTFIIMTGVCLMVAVVVLVVAAALWVRLRRGMRLAQKVDYPAFGVMAPHSHDSTSSGDKKLAHSAQMYHYQHQKQQMLSLKHRDEAKMPESGATSDEENEDGDFTVYECPGLAPTGEMEVKNPLFDDSTLHLHLNLNLQRGHK; encoded by the exons AAGGACCATGTCCCCGCAGTCTGGACTGTGCCCGCGAGGGACGGCACTTCTGCCAGCCGGGCTTCTCGCGCTGTGGGCCCTGTCTGGCCCCGCTGGTAGAGAAGAAGGGCAGATGTGTGGTGCGGAGGCAACAGAAGCCACATCAGCACCTCA GCAAGGCCAACAGCCTCCCTGAGCTGGACGAGGAGATCGACTTCCTGTCCTCTATCATCACTAAGCAGTTGAAATCCGAGCCTAGACActcag tGCCCTCCTCTCAGGTCGACTTGAAAGCCAAGGGGGATGTTTCAGTTCCCCAAAAGGTTCACCAAATGGCCGAGGCCTCTcgcccccccaccctggacacCACAGAGCATCCCATAACCAGTGGCCTCACCACGGCgatgcccaccaccaccacagcaaccaccaccaccacactggcCTCACACCTGCCACAAACTCCAGCTATGCAGAGGGGACCATTAGCTGTCCACTACTCCTCAAATGACCACACATTCATAA TCATGACTGGCGTGTGTCTCATGGTGGCAGTAGTGGTTCTGGTTGTGGCCGCAGCTCTCTGGGtcag GTTACGGAGGGGAATGCGTCTTGCTCAAAAGGTGGATTATCCAGCTTTCGGCGTGATGGCGCCCCACTCTCACGACAGCACATCG tcAGGGGACAAAAAGCTGGCCCACAGTGCCCAGATGTACCACTACCAGCACCAGAAACAGCAGATGCTCTCCCTCAA ACACAGAGACGAGGCAAAGATGCCAGAGTCAGGGGCCACTTCAGATGAAGAGAATGAAGATGGCGATTTCACCGTGTACGAGTGCCCAGGACTGGCCCCA ACGGGGGAAATGGAGGTGAAAAATCCGCTGTTTGACGACTCCACCCTGCACCTGCACCTCAACCTCAACCTTCAGAGAGGCCATAAGTGA
- the fut7 gene encoding alpha-(1,3)-fucosyltransferase 7 — translation MDCGFGRWLSFLTMKPRKAYRLWLAFALIFLSIYIRLQPISVKLKLIGNSHGWHGNISILLWHWPFNISYPLEGNVCLNKYGIPRCLLTANRSQFSQADVVVFHHHELKYAHQKLPLHLRRPWGQKWVWLSLEPPAVNQNVSGYNHLFNWTMSYRQDADIFLPYGSMIQKRTNETFHIPEKSSCLACWVVSNYKNEHNRSKVYHQLRKHIPIARYGKANRRPLGKEHLLPIIGRCHFYLAFENSIAKDYITEKLWRNAFQAGTVPVVLGPPRSNYEEFVPPDSFIHVDDFKSISELASKLKKLASNRTQYQLYFKWHKDHAVHIFSDWRERLCQICKKYNELPSLNVHHDLQGWAMR, via the exons ATGG aTTGTGGTTTTGGGCGATGGCTGTCTTTTCTCACAATGAAACCGAGAAAAGCTTACAGGCTGTGGTTGGCATTTGCCCTCATCTTCCTTAGCATATATATACGGCTACAGCCCATTTCTGTGAAGCTTAAGCTGATAGGAAACAGCCATGGTTGGCATGGGAACATATCTATCCTGCTGTGGCACTGGCCATTCAACATCTCCTACCCGTTGGAGGGCAACGTCTGCCTCAACAAGTACGGAATCCCTCGGTGCCTACTCACAGCCAACCGCTCGCAATTCAGCCAGGCAGATGTTGTAGTTTTTCATCATCACGAGCTGAAATACGCGCATCAGAAACTTCCACTGCACCTGCGCCGCCCATGGGGCCAGAAGTGGGTGTGGTTGTCGCTAGAACCTCCGGCAGTGAACCAAAACGTTAGTGGGTACAATCATCTGTTCAATTGGACCATGAGCTATCGGCAGGATGCGGATATCTTCTTGCCCTATGGTTCGATGATTCAAAAAAGGACAAACGAAACCTTCCACATCCCAGAGAAGAGCTCGTGTCTTGCCTGTTGGGTGGTCAGCAACTACAAGAATGAACACAATAGATCCAAGGTGTACCATCAACTGCGTAAGCACATTCCCATTGCACGCTATGGCAAGGCAAACAGAAGGCCTTTGGGTAAAGAGCATCTGCTGCCCATCATTGGCCGCTGTCATTTTTACCTGGCCTTTGAGAACTCCATCGCTAAAGACTACATCACAGAGAAGCTGTGGAGGAACGCCTTCCAGGCAGGAACAGTACCCGTGGTTTTGGGACCACCTCGGTCTAACTACGAGGAGTTTGTTCCCCCTGATTCTTTCATCCATGTTGATGACTTCAAAAGCATTAGCGAGCTGGCATCCAAACTCAAGAAGCTGGCTAGCAACAGGACCCAGTATCAATTGTACTTCAAGTGGCATAAAGATCATGCAGTCCACATCTTCTCAGACTGGAGAGAAAGGCTCTGTCAAATCTGTAAAAAGTACAATGAGCTCCCCTCACTCAATGTCCACCATGACTTACAAGGTTGGGCAATGAGATGA